In Natronoarchaeum philippinense, the genomic window GTCCTCTTTGCGGGCGTGTTGTTGCGCGACCTCGAACGCGTCACGCGCGGCATCGTCGCCGGCGCCGCGCTGATCGTCGTCGGTGCGGCGCTGATCACGATCTGAGCGAGTGCGGCGACGCCGCCGATCGGCGTCCGTCCGGGCGCCGTCGCCGAATTGTCGGCGGAAACGCCGTCGTCCCGATGAAGAAAGGGTTATCCCCGACCCCTTGTATCCAACTCGTATGAAGGTACTCGTGACAGACCCCATCGCGGACGCCGGCCTCGAACGGCTCCGCGAATCGGGCAACGAGGTAGAGACCGCCTACGACGTCGAGGGCGACGCGCTGCTCGACGCCGTCTCCGACGCCAACGGCCTGATCGTCCGATCGGGCACCGAGGTGACCGAAGAGGTGTTCGAGGCCGCCGAGGACCTCGTCATCGTCGGGCGGGCCGGCATCGGCGTCGACAACATCGACATCGACGCCGCCACCGACCACGGCGTGATCGTCGCCAACGCACCGGAGGGCAACGTCCGCGCCGCCGCCGAGCACACGGTCGCCATGGCCTTCGCGGCCGCGCGCTCGATCCCGCAGGCCCACATCCGCCTGAAGGACGGCGAGTGGGCCAAGGGCGACTACCTCGGCACCGAGGTCAACAAGAAGACGCTGGGCGTCGTCGGCCTCGGCCGCGTCGGCCAAGAGGTCGCCAAGAAGCTCAATTCGCTCGGGATGGATCTGGTCGCCTACGATCCCTACATCAGTCAGGACCGCGCCGACCAGCTCGGCGCCGAGTTGGTCGATCTCGAGGAGTGTCTCGACCGCGCTGACTTCCTGACCGTCCACGTCCCGCTGACCGACGAGACCGAGAACCTCATCAGCCACGACGAACTCGCCAAGCTCGAAGACGGCTACCTCGTCAACTGCGCCCGTGGCGGCGTCGTCGACGAGCCCGCACTCGCGGAAGCCGTCGAGGACGGCACGATGGCCGGCGCGGCCATCGACGTGTTCGCCGACGAGCCGGTGCCCGAGGACAACCCGCTGCTCGATGTCGACGACGTGATCGTCACGCCACACCTCGGCGCCAGCACCGAGGCCGCCCAAGAGAACGTCGCCGTCTCGACGGCCGATCAGGTCGTCGCCGCGTTCCGCGAGGAGCCGGTGATCAACGCACTCAACGCCCCCTCGATCGACGAGAGCGCGTTCCCCCGCGTCGAGCCGTACCTCGAACTCGCCGACACCGCCGGTAAGATCGCCGCCCAGCTGCTTGGCGACCGACTCGCAGATGTCGAGGTGCGCTACGAGGGCGAGATCGCCGACGAGGACGTCGAACTCGTCACCGCCAGCGCGCTCAAGGGCGTCTTCGAGCCCCTAGAGTGGCAGGTCAACGCCGTCAACGCGCCCAAGATCGCCGAAGAGCGCGGCGTCGACGTCACCGAAACCAAGACCCGACAGGCCGAGGACTTCCAGAGCCTGATCACAGTCACCGCCAGCGACGGCGAGCGCGAGATCAGCGTCGACGGAACGCTGTTTGCCGGCGACGACCCGCGGATCGTCCGGATCGACGGTTACCGCGTCGACGCGATCCCCTACGGCCACATGCTGGTCGCGCGCAACGAGGACGCCCCCGGCGTGATCGGCCACATCGGCAGCGTGCTGGGCGACTACGACATCAACATCGCGGGGATGTTCAACGCCCGCGAAACCATCGGCGGCGAGGCGCTGTCGGTGTACAACCTCGACGGCCCGGTCCCGGAAGCGGTCCGGGACAGTCTGGAAGCCGACGATCGTATCATCGAAGTGCGCCAGATCACGCTCGACGGCCGCAGCGACTGAGCGGACGAGATCGACTCGCTAGGGTCGTCGACGCGAAAATACGGGCGTCAGTATTTTGAGGGTGCGCTCGGAATACGATAGCTGATCGTTCTGGCTATGGGATCAGATCGCACGCAACTATCCGTCGTACTCGTAGACCCCGTCGATGCCCTCGGGGAGATCGTACGGATGCTCCGCGACGCCGGCGAGGCCGTCGAAACGGTCGACGCGGCGTCGATGGTGCGGAACGCGAGCAGCTACCCGCCCGACTGCATCGTCGTGCTCGACCACGGCGCCGAAGACGTCGACGGGGAGCGACAGTTGCACGCGGTCGAACAGCGGGCCGGCGACGTGCCGATCGTGGTGTTCTCGATCGACCCGGCGGCCTACACCGGCCCGGACATGCTCTCGGAGGGGGCCGCGGACGTGATCTGTGTCGGTCCCGACATGGCGATTAGCGAGGAACGGGACTTCCCGACGCTGCTGGTCAGGCGGCTTCGCCACGCCGCCGGGATGGGCGAGTCGTTCCAGACCGACAGCGAGTTGCTGTCGTCGGTGATGGAGTATCTCCCCCATCAGGTGTTTATCAAAGACGACGTGGGACGCATCGCGACGATGAGCAACGTGGCGATGCACGAACACGAGCCCACGCAGGCGGAGATACAGGGGTTTACCGATCACGACCTGTTCGACACCGAACTCGGCCGGGAGCTGTACGAGGAAGAACAGCAGATCATGGAGACCGGCGAGCCGATCATCAACAGGGTCGAACATTACGTCGAGAACGGGCAGGACAAGTGGGCGTCGACGACCAAAGCCCCCCGCTACGACGAGGATGGCACCCCTGTCGGCGTCATCGGAACGTCGCGGAACGTCACTGACCAGAAACGCCGCGAGGTGATGATGAACGCGTTGCACGCCGCCAGCCGCGACCTCGTCACTGCCGAGACGTACGACGACATCGCCCAGACGGCCGTCGACATCGCCGAGGACATTCCCGACATTCCAGTGCTGGAGGTCGTGCTGTACGACGACGCGAACGAGGAGCTACAGACCGTTGCGACCGGACATTCGGCGGACGCCACTTCCGTCTTCGAGCGGTACGAGGAGTGGTTCCGCCGCGCCTACGAGACCGGTACCGGCCAGTACGTCGTCTCGCTGTCGGACGGCGGCGACGAGGCGGTCGTCGGCTACGCCAAGTCGAACGTGAGCGACGGCGTCGATCCGGTCGCGGTCGCGCTACCGCTTGGCGAACACGGCGTGCTCGGCTTCGCCTCGACCAGCGGGTCGTTCGACGAGGCCGGCCTCGACCTCGCGGAGGTGCTTGCTGCCAACGTCGAGGCGACGCTCTCCCGGACCGCCCGCGAGGAGGCGATTCGAGATCGGGAACGGGAGTTGGCTAGACAGAACGAGCGCTTAGAGGAGTTTGCCAGCATCGTGAGCCACGACCTCCGCAACCCACTCTCGGTCGCGCAAGGGTACGCCGAGATGTTCGACGATGACGACTCCGCCGCCGAGGAAGTCAGATGGGCGCTCGATCGAATGACGCGCCTCACCGACGAGTTGCTCACGCTGGCCCGGCAAGGCCAGATCGTCGGCGAAACCGAACGGGTCGATCTGGCAGCCACAGTGAGGGAGGCGTGGCAGGGCGTCGAAACCGACACGGCGTCGCTCTCGGTCGCGGACGGACTCGGGGCGATCACGGCCGACCGGGACCGATTGCTCGAGTTGCTCGAGAACCTGTTCCGTAACGCCATCGAGCACGCTCACGACCCGGACGATCCGCTGGCAGTCTCCGTCGGGCCGGTAGACGCCGATGCAGGCCAGAATACAGGGGGCTTCTACGTCGCCGACGACGGTCCCGGGATTCCCGACGACCAGAAGGAGGCGGTGTTCGAGCAGGGCTACACCAACGCCGAGGACGGCACCGGCTTCGGCCTCTACATCGTCCAGACGCTCGCCGACGCCCACGGCTGGACCGTCGAGCTCACCGACGCCGACCCCCACGGCACCCGGTTTGAACTACGGGGTATCGAGCGTGCGTCATATGCGTGAGCCGACACCTCAGTCCGCCGGTACTGTTTTCAGGCCATCACGCGAAGAGATACCATCACAGTCGAGAGCATGGCGACGGATCAGGCGACGATGAACGTCCTTCTCGTCGATCCAGTCGGTGATCTCCGAGAGGTAGAGCGGTCGCTTCGGACAGACGGCACCGACGCCGTTGTCGAGACCATCGGGGAGCCGGCTGCAGCCGCCGGAAGTGACTTCGATCCAGACTGTGCCGTCGTTCTGGATCACACAGCCGAGGGCGTCGACGGCATCGAACAGCTCGAAGCCGTCAGGACGTTTCTGCCGGACGTACCGATTGTCCTCGTCGTCCGCGATCCCGACGACGGCGACATCAGGGCCGGGCTCGACGCCGGCGCGGCCGACGTGATCACGGCCGGCCCAGCGGTCCGGATGGACGAGGAGTTTCCCGTGGCAGTCAGCCGACGGCTGCGGGACGTTGCCGGCGCCGGAGACTCCTTCCAGAGCGACGGCCAACAGCTCGATTCGTTGCTGGAGTACCTGCCGCATCAGGTGTTCATCAAGGACGACCGTGGACGCATCGCCGAAGCCAGCGCCGCCGCTGCCGCCGAGTACGGACTCTCTCGCGAGCAGATGATCGGCCTCACCGACCACGAGCTGTTCAGTCCCTCGAAGGCCGACGAGCTGTGGGCCCAAGAGAAAGAGATCATGGAGACCGAAGAGCCGATCATCAACGAGATCGAGCACTTCGTCGACGCCGACGGCCGGGATCGCTGGGTGTCGACGACGAAAGCGCCGCGCTACGACAGCGACGGCAACGTCGTCGGCATCATCGGGACCACCCGAGATATCACCGAACAGCAGCGTCAAGAGGAGATGCTCAATGCGCTCCACGCGGCCAGCCGCGACCTCGTCGCTGCCGAAACACGTCGGGAGATCGCCGAGGTCGCCGTCGACATCGCCAAGGAAGTGCCGGACCTTCCGGTCGTCGAGGTAGCCCTCGCAGATCCCGGCGGGTTGACGCCGGTTGCAAACGACCACAGCGACGAGGACATCGCCCCGATCGACGCGGCCGAAGCTGACGCCGACATCGAGGTGGTAGAGCCGACCGAAGTGGATGCCGAAGATGAGACCGACCCGACGCTCGCCGAGCGCTACGGGGAGTGGTTCCGCCGTGCCTACGAGACCGGTCGCGCCCAGTTCATCGAGGACAGGCCAGCCGACGGCGGCGAGCTCTCGGTCGTCGAGGGAGAGGTCGGTACTGACGGCGAGATCGACGCCGATCCGGTCGCGGTGACGCTGCCGCTGGGCGAACACGGCGTGCTCGGCTTTGCTTCGACAAGCGGCACGTTCAGCGAGTTCGGGATCGAACTCGCATCGGTGCTGGCCGCGAACATGGAAGCAGCGCTCGACCGGGCGGCCCGCGAAGAAGCACTCCGAGAGCGCGAACGGGTGCTCGCCCAGCAAAACGAGCGCCTCGAGGAGTTCGCCAGCATCGTCAGCCACGACCTTCGCAACCCCCTCTCGGTCGCGCGGGGCTACCTCGGACAGGTCGACGCTGACGGCGATATCGTCGAGGAGATCGAGTGGGCGCTCGACCGCATGAACCGACTGACCGACGAGTTGCTCACGCTGGCCCGGCAGGGCCAGATCGTCGGCGAAACCGAGACCGTCTCGCTGTCCCGAAGCGCTCGCGACGCGTGGCAGGCGATCGACGCCGACGGGGCGACGCTCTCGATCGACGGCTCGGGAACGGTCGACGCCGACCCGACACGACTCGTCGAATTGCTGGAGAACCTGTTTCGCAACTCGGTCGAGCACGCACACAGTCCCGATTCCCCAGTCGAAATCACGGTCGGAGCCACGGCAAAGGGCTTCTACGTCGCCGACGACGGCCCCGGCATCCCCGACGATCAGAAAGAGGCGGTGTTCGAGCAGGGCTACACCAACGCCGAGGACGGCACCGGCTTCGGCCTCTACATCGTCCAGACGCTCGCCGACGCCCACGGCTGGACCGTCGAACTCACCGACGCCGAATCGGGAGGCGCACGCTTCGAGTTCGCAATCGAGCCGTCGGTGTAGACACGGCGTCACCACCGAAGAACCCGATCACGCACCGCCGAGGCGATCGCACGAAGGCGGGACGCCGGAGCGGAATCGGACGCTCCACGCTCGCTCGCTGCACTCCTTGCTCGGTGCTCTGACAACAGGCGCTCGTACCGCTGGATCACGCACCGGTTTGTCTCGTGGCTGTCGGACAGTTCCCGTTCGAGCGCCACCGCGCGCGCCCGGAGCAGTCGGTTCTCGGTTCGTATCGCAGCTCGCGATTGGCGACGGTCGGCGGCAGTCCACAACACGGATGCCGGATCGGTGATCGGGGGGCCGTCTTTGCCGTCAGTCGGGTGGTCGGTTCGGCCGTCGAAGGACGGATCGTTGAGCGACATCGGACGACAAGACCGTACGCGATACTATAATGAAAAATTATGTGAGACGCGCGTCCGACGCACGGCGTCCGGCGGCATCGAGTCGCCGAGCCGCCCGGTAGTCCAGACGCTCAGTCATCAAGATGACTGAGGACGCCGTCGGACTACTGATCCGACGTGCTCTCGATCACTCCAAGTGATCGAGAACGCCGAAGCGGCGACGCCGCTTCGAGCCCTCAGTCATCAAGATGACTGAGGACGCCTTCCGTGTCGCCGGGAACCGGCTCGGGGTCGGCACCGGCCGCCGCCGCGGCGTCGGGGTCCTTGAGCAGGTGACCGGTCGTCAGGCAAACGACGTTCTCGTCGGCGTCGACGACGCCCTCCTCGCGGAGCTTTCGCAGGCCGGCGATCGACGCCGCGCTCGCCGGTTCGACGCCGACGCCCTCCTCGGCGAGCGAGCGCTGGGCGTCGGTGATCTGCTCGTCGGAGACCGCGACGGCGGTGCCGTCGGTCTCGCGGATACCCGGAATCGCCTTGGGCGCGTTGACGGGGTTGCCGATGCGGATCGCCGTCGCGCGCGTCTCGACCTCGTCCCAGCGTCGGACCTCGTCGTTGTCCTCTTCGATGGCCTCGACCATCGGCGCGGCGCCCTCGGCCTGCACGCCGGTGAGTTTGGGCACCTCGGATTCGTCCAGCGCGCCGGCCTGTACGAGTTCGCGGAACGCCTTGTACAGCGCGCTGGTGTTGCCGGCGTTGCCGACCGGCAGGATGATCCGGTCGGGGAACTCGCCGGTCCGGTCTTGGCACTGCTCTAAGATTTCGAGGCCGATCGTCTTCTGGCCCTCCAGACGGAAGGGGTTCAGCGAGTTCAGCAGGTACGCCTCGCCCATCCCCGCCAGCTCCTGCACGATGTCGAGGCAGGTGTCGAAGTTGCCGTCGACTTCGAGGATGCGCGCACCGTGGAGGCTGGCTTGGGCGACCTTCCCCGCGGCGACCTTCCCCGCCGGCAGGAGCACGAGCGTCTCCAGCGTCGAGCGCGCGCCGTAGGCCGCCAGCGCGGCGCTGGTGTTTCCAGTCGAAGCGCAGGCCAGTCGATCGACGCCGAGTTCGCTAGCGACCTGCACGCCCACGGTCATGCCGCGATCCTTGAAACTGCCCGTGGGATTCATCCCCTCGTGTTTCACGTGGAGATGGTCGACGCCGGTCTCGTCCTCGAGGTCGGGTACCGGGTAGAGCGGGGTGTTACCCTCCTGAATCGTCACGCCCATCTCGACGGGCAGGGCGTCGTCGTAGCGCCAGACGCCGCTGCCCTCGAAGTCATCGAAGGTCGGCAGATCGGCGTAGCGCACTTCCAGCAGGCCGTCACAGTCGGGACACGTGTAGACGACATCGTCGAAGGGGGCGAGGACGGTGTCACACTCGATACAGGCCAGCCAGACGCCGTCGTCGGCAGCGTCGGGTTCGGCCGCCGCGGGCGCGTCGAGTTCGAGACTCATTGCTCGGTACGTGGAACCCCACCGGGAAAAGCGAGCGGGTTTCGGCGGGCTACTCGCCGTCGAACGACTCGATGACGTCGTGGACGGTCTCGGCCCACGCATCGAGCGAGTCGTGGAGCAGTTCCTTGGCTTCCGGCAGCGGAACCGCGGTGTACTGGTAGACGAACCCGCCCGAATCGAGCAGTCTGCGCTCGCGCTCGACCAGCCCGGCCTCCAGCAGCGTCGACAGCGAGCGGTTGACGTTGCTCCGGTCGCGGTCGAGCGCGTCGGCCAACTCCTCGACGGTGCTACCGGGCCGGTCCAGCAGCGAAAGGTAGGTCCGGGTTTCGTGATCCTGAATACAGAACACGCAGGACAGTACGTCCTCGAAGGCGGG contains:
- a CDS encoding helix-turn-helix domain-containing protein; its protein translation is MSDAAEPDMQTLMENADPAFEDVLSCVFCIQDHETRTYLSLLDRPGSTVEELADALDRDRSNVNRSLSTLLEAGLVERERRLLDSGGFVYQYTAVPLPEAKELLHDSLDAWAETVHDVIESFDGE
- a CDS encoding PAS domain-containing protein, translated to MATDQATMNVLLVDPVGDLREVERSLRTDGTDAVVETIGEPAAAAGSDFDPDCAVVLDHTAEGVDGIEQLEAVRTFLPDVPIVLVVRDPDDGDIRAGLDAGAADVITAGPAVRMDEEFPVAVSRRLRDVAGAGDSFQSDGQQLDSLLEYLPHQVFIKDDRGRIAEASAAAAAEYGLSREQMIGLTDHELFSPSKADELWAQEKEIMETEEPIINEIEHFVDADGRDRWVSTTKAPRYDSDGNVVGIIGTTRDITEQQRQEEMLNALHAASRDLVAAETRREIAEVAVDIAKEVPDLPVVEVALADPGGLTPVANDHSDEDIAPIDAAEADADIEVVEPTEVDAEDETDPTLAERYGEWFRRAYETGRAQFIEDRPADGGELSVVEGEVGTDGEIDADPVAVTLPLGEHGVLGFASTSGTFSEFGIELASVLAANMEAALDRAAREEALRERERVLAQQNERLEEFASIVSHDLRNPLSVARGYLGQVDADGDIVEEIEWALDRMNRLTDELLTLARQGQIVGETETVSLSRSARDAWQAIDADGATLSIDGSGTVDADPTRLVELLENLFRNSVEHAHSPDSPVEITVGATAKGFYVADDGPGIPDDQKEAVFEQGYTNAEDGTGFGLYIVQTLADAHGWTVELTDAESGGARFEFAIEPSV
- the serA gene encoding phosphoglycerate dehydrogenase; the protein is MKVLVTDPIADAGLERLRESGNEVETAYDVEGDALLDAVSDANGLIVRSGTEVTEEVFEAAEDLVIVGRAGIGVDNIDIDAATDHGVIVANAPEGNVRAAAEHTVAMAFAAARSIPQAHIRLKDGEWAKGDYLGTEVNKKTLGVVGLGRVGQEVAKKLNSLGMDLVAYDPYISQDRADQLGAELVDLEECLDRADFLTVHVPLTDETENLISHDELAKLEDGYLVNCARGGVVDEPALAEAVEDGTMAGAAIDVFADEPVPEDNPLLDVDDVIVTPHLGASTEAAQENVAVSTADQVVAAFREEPVINALNAPSIDESAFPRVEPYLELADTAGKIAAQLLGDRLADVEVRYEGEIADEDVELVTASALKGVFEPLEWQVNAVNAPKIAEERGVDVTETKTRQAEDFQSLITVTASDGEREISVDGTLFAGDDPRIVRIDGYRVDAIPYGHMLVARNEDAPGVIGHIGSVLGDYDINIAGMFNARETIGGEALSVYNLDGPVPEAVRDSLEADDRIIEVRQITLDGRSD
- a CDS encoding hybrid sensor histidine kinase/response regulator, which produces MGSDRTQLSVVLVDPVDALGEIVRMLRDAGEAVETVDAASMVRNASSYPPDCIVVLDHGAEDVDGERQLHAVEQRAGDVPIVVFSIDPAAYTGPDMLSEGAADVICVGPDMAISEERDFPTLLVRRLRHAAGMGESFQTDSELLSSVMEYLPHQVFIKDDVGRIATMSNVAMHEHEPTQAEIQGFTDHDLFDTELGRELYEEEQQIMETGEPIINRVEHYVENGQDKWASTTKAPRYDEDGTPVGVIGTSRNVTDQKRREVMMNALHAASRDLVTAETYDDIAQTAVDIAEDIPDIPVLEVVLYDDANEELQTVATGHSADATSVFERYEEWFRRAYETGTGQYVVSLSDGGDEAVVGYAKSNVSDGVDPVAVALPLGEHGVLGFASTSGSFDEAGLDLAEVLAANVEATLSRTAREEAIRDRERELARQNERLEEFASIVSHDLRNPLSVAQGYAEMFDDDDSAAEEVRWALDRMTRLTDELLTLARQGQIVGETERVDLAATVREAWQGVETDTASLSVADGLGAITADRDRLLELLENLFRNAIEHAHDPDDPLAVSVGPVDADAGQNTGGFYVADDGPGIPDDQKEAVFEQGYTNAEDGTGFGLYIVQTLADAHGWTVELTDADPHGTRFELRGIERASYA
- the thrC gene encoding threonine synthase, producing the protein MSLELDAPAAAEPDAADDGVWLACIECDTVLAPFDDVVYTCPDCDGLLEVRYADLPTFDDFEGSGVWRYDDALPVEMGVTIQEGNTPLYPVPDLEDETGVDHLHVKHEGMNPTGSFKDRGMTVGVQVASELGVDRLACASTGNTSAALAAYGARSTLETLVLLPAGKVAAGKVAQASLHGARILEVDGNFDTCLDIVQELAGMGEAYLLNSLNPFRLEGQKTIGLEILEQCQDRTGEFPDRIILPVGNAGNTSALYKAFRELVQAGALDESEVPKLTGVQAEGAAPMVEAIEEDNDEVRRWDEVETRATAIRIGNPVNAPKAIPGIRETDGTAVAVSDEQITDAQRSLAEEGVGVEPASAASIAGLRKLREEGVVDADENVVCLTTGHLLKDPDAAAAAGADPEPVPGDTEGVLSHLDD